A single window of Scomber scombrus chromosome 12, fScoSco1.1, whole genome shotgun sequence DNA harbors:
- the ubr2 gene encoding LOW QUALITY PROTEIN: E3 ubiquitin-protein ligase UBR2 (The sequence of the model RefSeq protein was modified relative to this genomic sequence to represent the inferred CDS: inserted 3 bases in 3 codons; deleted 1 base in 1 codon), with the protein MAAADSDRDPPSXLCSEFLHFSAKDTASQWMAAADLQQEVYRHLSVYVPRILCLGPSGCSSREEQREEQREELACQLLLLAPLEWLLLGEEPAAGLALLQENNQPSPLCGHVFKVGEPTYSCRECAADPTCVLCMQCFLGSVHKDHRYRMTTSGGGGFCDCGDAEAWKKGPYCQKHTLTPNNRDTEEDPIAQLPADMVARSYNIFSIILKYAVDLLTWDQEDQLPAGLEPPEKGDTYYCMLFNDEVHTYEQVIYTLQKAVNCXQKEAVSFATTVDRDGRKSVRYGDFQFCEQSKSVIVNYRRLQTDFMEDDHERVVSVTSLSVQLFTVPTMSYERLQNDYVRDDHDREFSITDLSVQIFTVPSLARMLMVEENLMTTIIRTFVDHLRHRDLQGRFQFDRYTAQQAFKFGRVQSLIGDLKYVLISRPCEWSDELREKFLEGLDSFLELLKCMQGMDPVVRQVGQHIEMEPEWEAAFTLQMKLTHIISMIQEWCSTDERVLIDAYRRCLTALSHCHSGLPDGEQPISLSLAGHCVETFRYQVSQDKVSIHLPVCRLLAGLHVLLSRTEVASRFPEQLPLGELSPPLLIELPLRCLVLCAQVHAGMWRRNGFSLINQIYYYHNVKCRVEMFDKDVIMLQAGASMMDPNHFLMIVLSRFELFHIFSSADCRKRYREANKDVVQQNNTLIEEMLHLIIMVVGERYMAGVGQVEPFDEVRREIIHQLSIRPMAHSELVKALPENGNKETGLERVIDXVASFKKPGVTGRGLYELRPEWNKHFNLYFHHYSRADQSKAEEAQRKLRRQNGEDTALPPPVPPPLCPLFGSLVNLLQCDVLLAVEGAVLQWAVEPSGGGWTESMLQRVLHLVGMALLEEQQQLENSSGYDDVTFNYTSKITRPGEAPSTSGSVLALLESLQNAPHLEVHKDMITWILKMVANIKTIRERSSATSSITISQGQGPEETVRDKDKAERKRKAEMARLRREKIMAQMSEMQKHFINENKELFQQSLEELEASTSAAAEHSPPSLEMSSVSQVCVGPRRLGVAERRQLVTCILCQEEQEVKGHGRAMVLAAFVQRSTVLSKNRRRALPNAERHDPVFMHPDLSLGIHTASCGHIMHATCWQRYFEAVQLKEQRRQQRLRGHTSYDVENGEFLCPLCECLSNTVIPLLPHAHSPDHSVDHPSLEVWLKTTNQQIAALHSAHRKQSEDAAEGAEPPVPEGFRIDFTPLNPFSSSVSEMITTFSMSTYKVGLKVNPNEQDQRIPVLSWSTCAYTIQAIERLLMDEEKPLFGSLPCRQDDCLSSLTRFSSACWTAAPLTTVHTQFIRLFAALVPDLQVENTPCILDVDMFHLLVYSVLSYSSVHCLDQSGQTVVDSAHLHLLHLITVAHLVQILLTSTTEEVCMDQDGGESEEEELTCQLYNTLRTHLGSALPEVTSGWQLLRCVKAGVLPFLRAVALFFHYLNSTAPPADLLVAGPGQWEALCSYLGLPSNLLQLCQSQHTLLEPLIHRWCCHPGVRQTLQGSGVLVRFPRESNRLIDLPEDYSALINQASSFTCPRSGGDKSRAPTLCLVCGSMLCSQSYCCQTEVDGEDVGACTAHTFTCGAGLGLFLRVRESQVLFVAGKTKGCFYPPPYLDDYGETDQGLKRGNPLHLCADRYRKIERLWRQHGIAEVIGHAQEANQTLVAIDWQHL; encoded by the exons atggcgGCGGCCGACTCCGACAGAGATCCTCCGT CTTTATGCTCTGAATTCCTCCATTTCTCCGCCAAAGACACGGCGTCG cAATGGATGGCAGCAGCAGATCTTCAGCAGGAAGTGTACCGTCACCTGTCCGTGTACGTACCCAGAATCCTTTGCTTGGGGCCGAGTgggtgcagcagcagagaggagcagagggaagAGCAGAGGGAGGAGTTGGCCTGTCAGCTGCTCCTCCTGGCTCCTCTGGAGTGGCTCCTGCTGGGTGAGGAGCCGGCTGCAGGCCTGGCGCTCCTGCAGGAGAACAACCAGCCGTCTCCTCTGTGTGGACACGTGTTCAAAGTGGGAGAGCCCACCTACTcctgcag GGAGTGTGCAGCTGATCCCACCTGCGTTCTATGCATGCAGTGTTTCCTGGGCAGTGTTCATAAAGACCATCGATACAGG atgACCACGTCAGGAGGTGGAGGGTTTTGTGACTGTGGAGACGCTGAGGCCTGGAAGAAGGGTCCTTACTGCCAGAAACACACCCTCACCCCCAACAACAGAGACACGGAGGAG GACCCCATAGCCCAGCTGCCCGCTGACATGGTTGCCCGTAGTTACAACATCTTCTCCATCATCCTGAAGTACGCTGTGGACCTGCTGACCTGGGATCAGGAGGACCAGCTGCCTGCAGGACTGGAACCAcc ggaGAAAGGAGACACCTACTACTGCATGCTGTTCAATGATGAAGTGCACACGTATGAACAGGTGATCTACACGCTGCAGAAAGCCGTCAACT AGCAGAAAGAAGCCGTCAGCTTCGCCACCACGGTCGACCGAGAC ggaagGAAGTCGGTGCGATACGGAGATTTCCAGTTCTGTGAACAATCCAAGTCTGTCATAGTG AACTACAGACGCCTCCAGACAGATTTTATGGAGGACGACCACGAGCGAGTGGTGTCAGTGACATCACTGTCTGTTCAGCTGTTCACCGTGCCGACCATG AGCTATGAACGCTTGCAGAACGACTACGTGAGAGACGACCACGACCGTGAGTTCTCCATCACTGACCTGTCAGTGCAAATATTCACCGTCCCGTCGCTG gcccGGATGCTGATGGTGGAGGAGAACCTGATGACCACCATCATCAGGACATTTGTGGATCACCTCCGTCACAGAGACCTGCAGGGACGCTTCCAGTTCGACCGCTACACGGCACAGCAGGCCTTCAAGTTCGGACGAGTCCAGAGCCTCATTGGAGACCTCAA GTATGTCCTGATCAGTCGACCCTGCGAGTGGAGCGATGAGCTCAGAGAGAAGTTCCTGGAAGGTCTGGATTCGTTTCTGGAGCTGCTCAAGTGCATGCAG GGCATGGACCCAGTGGTGAGACAGGTGGGACAGCACATAGAGATGGAGCCTGAGTGGGAGGCAGCGTTCACTCTGCAGATGAAACTGACCCACATCATCTCCATGATCCAGGAGTGGTGCTCGACTGAT gagCGTGTGCTGATCGATGCCTACCGGAGATGTCTGACCGCTCTCAGTCACTGTCATAGTGGCCTTCCGGATGGtgagcagccaatcagcttGAGTCTAGCCGGTCACTGTGTGGAGACGTTCAGGTACCAGGTGTCTCAGGACAAAGTGTCCATACACCTGCCGGTCTGCAGGCTGCTggcag GTCTCCATGTTCTCCTCAGCAGGACGGAGGTTGCGTCTCGTTTCCCTGAGCAGCTCCCACTG GGTgaactcagcccccccctcctAATCGAACTACCTCTGCGCTGCCTGGTGCTCTGTGcccaggtgcatgctgggatgtgGAGGAGGAACGGCTTCTCTCTGATCAACCAG atttattattatcacaacGTCAAGTGCAGAGTGGAGATGTTCGACAAAGATGTCATCATGCTGCAG GCCGGAGCGTCCATGATGGATCCAAACCACTTCCTGATGATAGTTCTCAGTCGATTTgaactttttcacattttcagctCCGCAGACTGCAGGAAAAGATACAGAGAAGCCAACAAG GATGTGGTCCAGCAGAACAACACTCTGATTGAGGAGATGCTTCACCTCATCATCATGGTCGTCG gtgAGCGGTACATGGCGGGTGTCGGACAGGTGGAGCCCTTTGATGAGGTCAGAAGAGAAATCATCcatcagctgtcaatcagaCCGATGGCTCACAGCGAACTGGTGAAGGCTCTGCCCGAGAAT GGTAATAAGGAGACGGGTCTGGAGCGAGTCATTG GTGTTGCTTCATTCAA GAAGCCAGGTGTGACAGGTCGAGGTCTGTATGAACTGCGTCCAGAGTGGAACAAACACTTCAACCTGTACTTCCATCACTACAGCAGAGCCGACCAGTCCAAG gcgGAGGAGGCTCAGAGGAAGCTGAGGAGACAGAACGGAGAGGACACAG ccCTGCCC CCCCCAGTGCCCCCGCCTCTCTGTCCCCTGTTCGGCAGCCTGGTGAACCTGCTGCAGTGTGACGTGCTGCTGGCTGTGGAGGGAGCCGTGCTGCAGTGGGCTGTGGAGCCCAGCGGAGGAGGCTGGACCGAGTCCATGCTGCAGAGg gtgcTCCACCTGGTGGGCATGGCTCtgctggaggagcagcagcagctggagaaCAGCAGCGGATACGATGACGTCACTTTCAACTACACCAGCAAGATCACAC gtccAGGTGAAGCTCCCAGTACTTCAGGAAGTGTTCTGGCTCTGCTGGAGAGTCTGCAGAATGCTCCTCACCTGGAAGTCCACAAAGACATGATCACCTGGATCCTCAAG atggtGGCGAACATCAAAACCATCAGAGAGCGTTCATCCGCCACCTCCAGCATCACCATCAGCCAGGGACAGGGACCGGAGGAg ACGGTGCGTGACAAAGAcaaggcagagaggaagaggaaggcgGAGATGGCTCGGCTCCGGAGGGAGAAGATCATGGCTCAGATGTCAGAGATGCAGAAACATTTTATCAATGAGAACAAAGAACTGTTCCAACAGAGTCTGGAAGAGCTGGAGGCGTCTACGTCAGCTGCTGCAGAGCACAG tCCTCCCAGTTTGGAGATGTCCAGTGTCTCCCAGGTGTGTGTTGGTCCCAGGAGGTTGGGTGTAGCTGAGCGCCGTCAGCTGGTAACGTGCATCCTGTgccaggaggagcaggaggtcaaaggtcacggcAGGGCCATGGTGCTGGCAGCGTTCGTCCAGAGGTCCACCGTTTTATCCAAAAACCGACGCCGCGCCCTGCCGAACGCAG agCGTCATGACCCTGTCTTCATGCATCCTGATTTGTCTCTGGGTATCCACACCGCCAGCTGTGGACACATCATGCACGCCACCTGCTGGCAGAG gtactTCGAGGCCGTGCAGCTGAAGGAGCAGCGACGGCAGCAGCGTCTGCGAGGTCACACCAGCTACGATGTGGAGAACGGAGAGTTCCTGTGTCCGCTCTGCGAATGTCTGAGCAACACTGTGATTCCCCTGCTGCCTCACGCACACTCACCTGaccacag TGTCGATCATCCCAGTCTGGAGGTGTGGCTAAAGACGACCAATCAGCAGATAGCAGCACTACACTCCGCCCACAGGAAACAGTCTGAAG atgCAGCGGAGGGGGCGGAGCCTCCTGTTCCTGAAGGATTCAGAATCGACTTCACTCCACT GAACCCGTTCTCCAGCAGCGTCAGCGAGATGATCACAACCTTCAGCATGTCCACCTATAAGGTCGGACTAAAGGTCAACCCCAACGAGCAAGACCAGAGAATCCCAGTGCTGAGCTGGTCCACCTGCGCCTACACCATCCAGGCTatag aGCGCCTCCTGATGGACGAGGAGAAGCCCTTGTTTGGAAGTTTACCTTGCAGACAG gatGACTGTCTGAGCTCCCTCACCAGGTTCAGTTCAGCCTGTTGGACTGCAGCTCCACTGACAACAGTTCACACGCAGTTCATCAGACTGTttgcag ctCTGGTTCCAGACCTCCAGGTAGAAAACACTCCATGTATTCTGGACGTCGACATGTTTCACCTGCTG gtttaCAGCGTGTTGTCCTACAGCTCAGTTCACTGTCTCGACCAATCGGGACAGACTGTTGTTGACTCCGCCCACCTTCACCTGCTTCACCTGATCACTGTAGCTCACCTGGTTCAGATCCTGCTCACCTCCAcaacag AGGAGGTGTGTATGGATCAGGATGGAGGAGAatcggaggaggaggagctcacCTGTCAGCTGTACAACACACTGAGGACACATCTGGGCAG tgcGTTACCTGAGGTGACCTCTGGGTGGCAGCTGCTGCGTTGTGTGAAAGCCGGCGTCCTGCCTTTCCTCAGAGCCGTCGCTCTCTTCTTCCACTACTTGAACTCTACAGCTCCACCTGCTGACCTGCTGg ttgcaGGTCCTGGTCAGTGGGAGGCGCTGTGCAGCTACCTCGGCCTTCCCTCCaacctgctgcagctctgccagagccaacacacactgctggagCCGCTCatacacag GTGGTGTTGTCATCCAGGTGTCAGACAGACTCTTCAGGGCAGCGGAGTTCTCGTCCGGTTCCCCCGAGAGTCGAACCGACTGATCGACCTGCCGGAAGATTACAGCGCCCTGATTAACCAGGCGTCCAGCTTCAc GTGTCCCCGGTCTGGAGGAGATAAGTCTCGCGCTCCCACTCTGTGTCTGGTGTGCGGCTCCATGTTGTGTTCTCAGAGTTACTGCTGCCAGACGGAGGTGGACGGAGAGGACGTAGGAGCCTGCACCGCACACACCTTCACCTGCGGAGCCGGCCTCGGACTCTTCctcag ggtcAGAGAGAGTCAGGTGTTGTTTGTCGCAGGTAAAACGAAGGGCTGTTTCTATCCTCCTCCGTACCTGGACGACTACGGAGAGACGGATCAGGGTCTGAA GCGGGGGAATCCTCTCCACCTGTGCGCGGACCGCTACCGGAAGATCGAGCGTCTGTGGCGTCAGCACGGCATCGCTGAGGTCATCGGTCACGCTCAGGAGGCCAATCAGACGCTGGTCGCCATCGACTGGCAGCATCTGTGA